One genomic segment of Sminthopsis crassicaudata isolate SCR6 chromosome 4, ASM4859323v1, whole genome shotgun sequence includes these proteins:
- the PRR15L gene encoding proline-rich protein 15-like protein isoform X4, whose translation MADVGWWKLTFLRKKKSTPKVLYESPDTYAHLDGATEPTRPEGGSANSDFNARLEKIVDKNTKGKHVKVSNSGRFKEKKKVRASLAENPKLFEDGDGKGQ comes from the coding sequence ATGGCAGATGTTGGCTGGTGGAAGTTGACCTTTTTGCGCAAAAAAAAGTCAACTCCTAAGGTGTTGTATGAAAGTCCAGACACTTATGCCCATCTAGATGGAGCTACTGAGCCCACCCGGCCCGAGGGCGGGAGTGCCAACAGTGACTTTAATGCCCGTCTAGAGAAAATTGTGGACAAGAACACCAAGGGCAAACATGTCAAGGTCTCCAATTCTGGACGctttaaggagaagaaaaaggtcCGAGCCAGTCTGGCAGAAAATCCTAAACTCTTTGAGGATGGAGATGGAAAAGGACAGTGA
- the PRR15L gene encoding proline-rich protein 15-like protein isoform X1, with amino-acid sequence MKMKESHIRVYRRCPLNILLQGIMADVGWWKLTFLRKKKSTPKVLYESPDTYAHLDGATEPTRPEGGSANSDFNARLEKIVDKNTKGKHVKVSNSGRFKEKKKVRASLAENPKLFEDGDGKGQ; translated from the exons ATGAAGATGAAAGAGAGCCACATAAGAGTTTACAG GAGGTGTCCTCTGAACATTCTGCTCCAAGGAATCATGGCAGATGTTGGCTGGTGGAAGTTGACCTTTTTGCGCAAAAAAAAGTCAACTCCTAAGGTGTTGTATGAAAGTCCAGACACTTATGCCCATCTAGATGGAGCTACTGAGCCCACCCGGCCCGAGGGCGGGAGTGCCAACAGTGACTTTAATGCCCGTCTAGAGAAAATTGTGGACAAGAACACCAAGGGCAAACATGTCAAGGTCTCCAATTCTGGACGctttaaggagaagaaaaaggtcCGAGCCAGTCTGGCAGAAAATCCTAAACTCTTTGAGGATGGAGATGGAAAAGGACAGTGA
- the PRR15L gene encoding proline-rich protein 15-like protein isoform X3 → MSHRRCPLNILLQGIMADVGWWKLTFLRKKKSTPKVLYESPDTYAHLDGATEPTRPEGGSANSDFNARLEKIVDKNTKGKHVKVSNSGRFKEKKKVRASLAENPKLFEDGDGKGQ, encoded by the exons ATGAGTCACAG GAGGTGTCCTCTGAACATTCTGCTCCAAGGAATCATGGCAGATGTTGGCTGGTGGAAGTTGACCTTTTTGCGCAAAAAAAAGTCAACTCCTAAGGTGTTGTATGAAAGTCCAGACACTTATGCCCATCTAGATGGAGCTACTGAGCCCACCCGGCCCGAGGGCGGGAGTGCCAACAGTGACTTTAATGCCCGTCTAGAGAAAATTGTGGACAAGAACACCAAGGGCAAACATGTCAAGGTCTCCAATTCTGGACGctttaaggagaagaaaaaggtcCGAGCCAGTCTGGCAGAAAATCCTAAACTCTTTGAGGATGGAGATGGAAAAGGACAGTGA
- the PRR15L gene encoding proline-rich protein 15-like protein isoform X2, whose protein sequence is MSFLQSAFPWRCPLNILLQGIMADVGWWKLTFLRKKKSTPKVLYESPDTYAHLDGATEPTRPEGGSANSDFNARLEKIVDKNTKGKHVKVSNSGRFKEKKKVRASLAENPKLFEDGDGKGQ, encoded by the exons ATGAGCTTTCTTCAATCAGCTTTTCCctg GAGGTGTCCTCTGAACATTCTGCTCCAAGGAATCATGGCAGATGTTGGCTGGTGGAAGTTGACCTTTTTGCGCAAAAAAAAGTCAACTCCTAAGGTGTTGTATGAAAGTCCAGACACTTATGCCCATCTAGATGGAGCTACTGAGCCCACCCGGCCCGAGGGCGGGAGTGCCAACAGTGACTTTAATGCCCGTCTAGAGAAAATTGTGGACAAGAACACCAAGGGCAAACATGTCAAGGTCTCCAATTCTGGACGctttaaggagaagaaaaaggtcCGAGCCAGTCTGGCAGAAAATCCTAAACTCTTTGAGGATGGAGATGGAAAAGGACAGTGA